In Citrus sinensis cultivar Valencia sweet orange chromosome 4, DVS_A1.0, whole genome shotgun sequence, one DNA window encodes the following:
- the LOC102608442 gene encoding uncharacterized protein LOC102608442 produces MDPFGEDFDAFFSRMSGSSSGTLGTSAKGDRPPVVPGGKGKLPVSSLGGSRGTPATHKRKLGSLFSAPGDLMEGELDPVANKRISHLTDCFLHSSESISTDMAIEMDKLDLNERYSRALKVCHDAAFYLSHGLRDLSGISAAQTEVKRLRGEVRLGQSREEKLGEEVRALQRRLDDHARENS; encoded by the exons ATGGACCCTTTTGGCGAAGATTTTGACGCCTTCTTCAGTCGCATGAGCGGCAGCTCCTCCGGTACCTTGGGTACCTCCGCAAAAGGTGACCGACCTCCCGTCGTTCCAGGCGGCAAAGGCAAATTGCCAGTCTCCTCTCTTGGGGGTTCTCGGGGTACCCCAGCTACCCATAAGAGAAAGCTTGGCTCTCTTTTCTCGGCTCCTGGAGACCTTATGGAGGGCGAGCTGGATCCGGTGGCTAACAAGCGGATATCGCACCTGACTGATTGCTTCCTTCATTCCTCTGAGAGTATTTCCACAGACATGGCAATAGAGATggataaattagatttaaatgAGCGCTATAGCCGAGCGCTCAAAGTTTGTCATGAC GCGGCTTTCTACCTTAGCCACGGTCTCCGAGACCTTAGTGGCATCTCGGCTGCACAGACCGAGGTAAAGAGGCTGCGAGGTGAGGTTAGGCTCGGCCAGTCTCGGGAAGAGAAGCTAGGAGAGGAGGTCAGGGCTTTGCAAAGGCGCTTGGATGACCACGCCCGTGAGAACAGTTGA